Genomic DNA from Candidatus Nanopelagicales bacterium:
ACGGTGGTCGACGGCTGGGAGTACTTCATCCACGGGTGGACCCGCGTCATCGCCGAGGTCTTCCACATCGACATCCCCACGTCGGGGCCGGACTTCGACCGGCTCTCGACGATCGCCATCAACGCCACCAAGGGAGCATCCGCATGACTGCCTCGACCCTCGTCGACTTCGACCTGCACACCGGCCTGTCCGCCACCAAGGAACCCCTGCGGCGCAGGCTCTCGGCGATGGCGGACATGTACGCCGACCAGGACGCCGTGCAGCGCCAGCTCGCCGAGGACGACGTCCTCGTCTACGAGTTCTTCGACATGGGCGTCCCCGAGACCTCCGGAGACGTTGCCTACGGCACGAGCATCACCCACCCCGGGAAGGTGGGCGACGAGTACTTCATGACCAAGGGCCACTTCCACACGGTGCTCGACACCGCCGAGGTCTACTACTGCCTGCGCGGCCACGGCTACATGGTGATGGAGAGCCCGGAGGGCGAATGGGAGGCACAGGAGCTCACGCCCGGGACGGCGGTCTACGTCCCCGGCCGCTACGCCCACCGCAGCGTCAACGTGTCCGCGACCGAGCCGCTCATCACGTTCTTCGCCTTCCCCGGCCACGCCGGCCACGACTACGGGACCATCGAGACGCAGGGCTTCCGCAAGCTTGTCGTCGAACGCGACGGCGCGCCCGCCTTCGTCGACAACCCGCGATGGAAGCAGTGACCGGACGCATCGCGGTCACACCGCGCTCCCTGTCGACCGGAGGCCACCCGGCCCTGCAGCCGCTGGTCGAGCGGGGCTACGAGGTCGTGTTCCCGGCGCCGGGCCGACAGCCGACGAGGGCCGAGCAGGACGCGGTGCTGCCGGGGTGCGTGGGCTACCTGGCAGGGGTGGAACCGGTGCCGGGGGAGTTGCTGCGCGCCTGCCCGGAGCTGCGGGTCGTGAGCCGGAACGGCGTCGGCGTGGACAACGTCGACACCGTGACGGCTGCGGAACTCGGGATCGCCGTCGAGCGGGCGGAGGGCGCGAACGCCGAAGGCGTGGCGGAGCTGGCCATGGCCCTGATCCTGGCGTGCATCCGGTCCGTCCCCATGTCGGACGCCGCCCTGAAGGCGGGGAACTGGGAGCGCCGCCGCGGCGTGGAGCTGCGAGGCCGAACTCTCGGGGTCGTAGGGACCGGTCAGATCGGCAGGCGGGTGGCCGAGCTCGGACTCGGGTTCGGCATGAGGGTGCTGGCCCACGACCTCGCGCCATCCCCCGAACTGGCTGCGCGGGACGAGGTGGAGTACGCCGATCTCGAGGCCGTCGTGTCCGGCTCCGACGTGGTGTCGCTGCACTGTCCACCGGGGGAGTCCCCGATCATCGACGCAGTGGCGCTCGCCGGGTTCCGCCGCGGCAGCTACCTGGTCAACACCGCGCGCGCCGGGCTCGTGGATGAGGCCGCCGTGGAGGCCGCCCTGGATGCGGGGATCCTGGCCGGCTTCGCGACCGACGTGTTCGCCGCCGAACCGCCCGCGCGACTCTCGCTGCTGGCCCGTCCCGACGTCGTGGCGACACCGCACGTCGGTGGCTTCACCGACGAGAGCGTCGAGCGCGCGACCCGGTCCGCGGTGGAGGGCATCCTCCGCGTGCTGGACTCCGCGGGCTGACGGGCGGGTCGTTCGCCGTGACCACGCGGGTAGGGGAAGGCGGTGCAGCACTACGGGTCGTCGCCACCAAGCTCCCGTACCTGGCCCCTGCCCTGCGGCAGGTGGGGGAGTACGTGCTGGAGGACCCGGGTCGCGCGCAGCACCTGACCATCACGGAACTGGCGGCTGCCTGCGGAGTCGCCGAGTCGACCGTGTCCCGCTTCGTACGCGAGGTGGGTCTCGCTCGCTACCAGGACCTGCGGATCGGTGCGGCCGAGACGGCCGTGCTCAACAGGCAGTCGTCCGCCGGCTCTCCCGAACCGTCGGTGTACGCCGGCGTGGCGCCGGACGACTCCCTGGGGGAGATCGCCACGAAGATCTCCGCCAGCAGTGAGCAGGCGCTGCGGCAGACCGCCAGCCTGCTGAACCTCGACGCACTCGACCGGGCGGTCTCCCTGATCGAGGCGAGCGACGTCGTCATGTTCGCCTGCATGGGGTCGTCCAGCCTGGCCGCCGAGGACGGGGTCATGCGGCTGACCCGGGCGGGCAAGAAGTGCATGCTCTTCCGGGACCAGAGCATCCAGGTGATGAGTGCCACCATCCTCGGACCCGACGATCTCGTGATCGGCATCAGCGACTCGGGTGAGTCGCTGCCGGTCATCGACGCCCTGCGACTGGCCCGTCGGCACGGTGCGAGCACCATCGCGATCACTGCGGGGGACGGCTCGTCGGTGATCGATCAGGCTGATGTCACGCTGTTCACCGCGCGTGGAACGTCCGTCGGCGAGCTGTACGGGGAGACGGTCACGTCGAAGTGGGGACAGGTCCTTGTCATGGACATGCTCTACGCCGCGTTCGCTGCCCGCACCTACGACCGCACCATGGCGCATCTGAAGGAGACCTACTCGGCCGGTATCCGGCACTCGAGGGCGCGTTGACCGGCTTCTCCTGGCAGATGCGGAGGGCCCGACGACGTGCGGTGGCCGTCGTGTTCGACCTCGACGGCACGCTGGCGGACAGCGAGCACCTGTCCGGCGCCGCGTGGGATCGAGTGCTCGCTGGGTACGACGTCGTGCGGACGGGCGAGGACGACCGGGCGGTCACGGGACTGTCCTTCGCGGCGACACGAGACCACTTCGCCCAGCGGACCGGGACTCTGCCTAGTGCTGCTCAGTTGTGGCCCCAGTACTCGGACCACTTGCTGGCATCCCTGCGCAAGGGTGTACAGCCGTTTCCCGACGCCGTCGCGCTTCTCCTGTCGCTGACGAAGCGCCGCATCCCGGTCGCCCTCGCCAGCTCCAGCCCGCGATCGAGGGTGACGGCGACCCTCCAAGGGATGGGCCTGTCGGCGCTGGAGCCGAGGTCCGTCGCCGGCGACGAGGTGCCCCTGGCCAAGCCAGCGCCCGACGGCTTCCTGGCGGCGGCGCGGCTGCTCGGCGTTCCGGCGTACGAGTGCATCGCGGTCGAGGACAGCACTCCCGGAGTTATCGCCGCCCGGGCGGCCGGGATGGCCGTCGTGGCGGTGAGGCGTGCGCCGTGGGCGGACCTGAGCGACGCGACGGAGGTGGTCGACGCCCTCACGCCGACGACGCTGGATCCCTACCTCCGGAACCCCGGGCAGGCATGACACCCCCTGCCCGGGGGAGAGCCCACGATCCACGTTCGGGCTGGCGCGGCCCCGGTGCAAATGTGAGTCGAACGGTTGCTTCCGGGGCGGGCGAGCACGGGGTAGCGACCCGTCGGCTCACATCTGCGCAGAATCTCAGAGCGGAGTTGATCTTCCGCGGAAGATCAACTCCGGCGCTCTGGACGCGTGGGGTGAGTGACGGGACTCGAACCCGCGGCCACCTGGACCACAACCAGGTGCTCTACCAGCTGAGCTACACCCACCAAGGTGCCGCGGGATCGCCGCGGCCGCAGCAGTGTACCCGCGCGCGGGCCCACCTCCGAACCGGCGGAGGGCGGGCCGGGGCCAGGGACTACTGCGCCTCGGTCCCGTGGTCGACGACGTGGCCGGCGGCGAGGGTGCGGGCGGTCGACGAGTCCGGCCCGGGCTGGGGGAGCAGGACGGCGTCGCGGTAGTAGCGCAGCTCGGCGATGGACTCGCGGATGTCGGCCAGCGCGCGGTGGTTGCCGGTCTTGGGCGGGGCCGCGAAGTAGACCCGCGGGTACCAGCGGCGGACCAGCTCCTTCACCGACGACACGTCCACCAGCCGGTAGTGCAGGTGCGCGTCCAGCTCCTGCATGTCCCGGGCCAGGAAGCCGCGGTCGACGTACACCGACGAGCCCGCCAGCGGAGCCCGCCGCGCCTCGGGGACGTGCCCCCGGACGTAGTCCAGGACGATCCGCTCGGCGTCGGCCAGCGGGATGCCGCCGGGGATGTCCTCCAGCAGGCCGGAGGACGTGTGCATCTCGCGTACGACGTCCGGCATGCCGGCCATGGCGGCCTCGTCCGCGGGCCTGATGACGACGGACACGCCCGCGTCGAGCTCGGTCAGGTCGGCCTCGGTCACGATGCAGGCGATCTCCACGAGCGCGTCGGACGACAGGTCCAGACCCGTCATCTCGCAGTCGATCCAGACCAGCCGGTCCTGGGAGCGGTCCGCCATGGGGCGAACCCTATGCGTCGGCTACCCGTCGGATGCGGCCAGCCACCGCACCAGGTCGATGCAGGTGAGCAATCCCACCAGCCGGCCCGCGTCGTCCAGCACCGGAGCGGCCTCTGCGCCGTACCCGGCGAGCGTCCGGGCGGCGTCCTCCGGGGACGTGTCCGGGTGCACCGACACCAGCGGCCCGCGCAGCAGCAGTTCGCCGACGCGCCGGTGCTCGAGGTGCTCCGGGGTGAGCGGGAGCTCGGCCAGCAGGCCGCGGTCGGAGACCATCCCCAGCGGCGCGCCCTCGGGGTCGGTGACCACGAGGTGGTGCAGGCCGGAGACGAACATCAACTGCCAGGCGTCCCACAGCGTCTCGTCGGTGGACACCGTGAGCACGTGCGGGGACATCAGGGTCCGCACGGTGGGCCGGGCCGGCGCGACCCGGCGCGCGCGTGGCGTGGCCGGGTCGGCGGCGCGGTCCCCGGCGCCGGGCTCCGCGGTCACGTGTCGTCCTCCCCGACGTGCGCCGGGCGGACGACGGCCACCGGGCAGTCGACCTTGTGGATCACGGCGTGGCTCACCGAGCCCAGCAGCGCGCTGAGGAACTCCCCGCGCCCGTGCGACCCCACGACGACCAACGAGGCGTCCGCCGCGGCGTCGACCAGGATCTTGGCGGCGGGGCCCTCGACGACACGCTGCTCGACCTCGACGTCGGGGTACGACTCGCGGTAGCCGGCCATCGACTCCGCCGTGAGCCGCAGCTCGTCGTCCTCCACCTCGGTGAGGGCGTCGATGGGTACGGCTCCCGGCATGGCCAGGGTGTCGTACGGCGGGACCTGCCAGGCGTGCACCGCCAGCAGCGGCAGCCCGTGCCGGCTGGCGTAGTCGAACCCGAAGCCCAGGGCCGCGCGGGCCAGCTCGGAGCCGTCGACGCCGACGAGGACGGGGCCGTCGGGCTTCTCGGGGACCCCGCGCACGATGACGACGGGGCAGTCGGCGTGGGTCGCGGTCTGCACGCCCACCGAGCCCAGGATCAGGCCGCGGAAGCCGCCGTGACCCCGGCTGCCCACGACGACCAGGTCGGCGTCGCGGCTGGCCTCGAGCAGGACCGCGGTGGGGGATCCCACCTGCACCAATGCCTCGACCTCCACGCCGGGGGTCCGCTCAGCCGCCTCCTGCGCCGCCTGCTGCAGGACCTCGCCCGCCGCGGACTGCAGGTCGTCGACGGCGCCGAGGTCCACGGGGACGGCGTAGCCGAGCGCGGACGTCGGTGTCGGGGGCATCACCGCGTGCAGGAGCACGACGGGCACTCGCCGAAGGGCTGCCTCGGCCATCCCCCAGTCGAGGGCGGCCTGCGCGGGTGCCGAGCCGTCGTAGCCGACGACGAGGGCGCCGGCCGGGTTGGCCGCCGGGTCCGTGGTCTCGGTCATGGTCCCCGTGCTCCTCCCGTGCGGTCAGCCCGGTGCCGGTCGGGCCCGGGGCGACGCTTCATCGCGGCCCGGGTGTGCCGGGTCGCATCGGACGAGCCTCACCGCCGCACTCCGCGCCCAGGCAGGGCACCAGGACCCGTGCCGCCGGGACCAACGGCCCGAAACATGCGCGACCCGGTGGCTAGCCTTCGACCGTGGGGTCGTACGCCGTCGCGCTGCGGCTCCCGGGGGCCCGACCGCTGTTCGCGGCCGGCATGGCGGCGCGGATCGGGTTCGGTGCGCTCACCCTGCCCGCGCTGCTCGTCCTCGCCGAGCGCTACGACGGGTTCACCGTGGCCGGGATCGCGCTGGCCGGCTTCGGCCTCACCTCCGGCCTGCTGGCCCCGCTGCGCGGCCGGGTGATCGACCACCGTGGCCGGGTCGCCCTGGTGGTCCTGACGGTCGCCTTCGTGGCGCTGCTGGCGCCGGCCCCGTGGCTGCCGTCGTCGATGCCGTGGCTGGTGGTGGCGGTGGCGACCCTGGCCGGTGCGGTGGCCCCGCCGGCGGCGGCGGTGACCCGGCGCGGCTGGACCGCGCTGCTGGGGGACTCGCCGGACCCGGTCCGGACCGCGGCGTTCAGCGTCGACTCGGTCGGCGAGGAGTCGGCGTACGTCGCCGGGCCGGCCCTGGCCGCGCTCGGCATCGCCGTGGTGGGCCGGGAGGCCGCCTTCCTGGCCGCCGTCGGCCTGGTGGCGACGGGGTCGCTGATCCTGGCCGGCCGGACCCTGGGGCGGCGACGCCCTGACGAGACCCGTACGCGTCCGGTGCCGCTGGCCGGACCGGCTCGCGCGACCGTGGTGCGCGCGGCTCTGTCGGTGACCGGGCTCGGCGCGGTCATCGGCCTGGTCGACACGGCGGTCCCGGCCCTGACGTCCGCCGCCGGGGCGGCGGCCCTCGGCGGAGTCCTGCTCGCGGTCTACACGCTGGGGAGCGTCATCGGGGTACTCGTCGCGGGGCGGATCCCGGCGGCGGACCCGGACCGGCGCCGCGTGCTGCTCGGCCTGGTGCAGGTGGTGGCGCTGCTACCGCTGCTCGTGGTCAGGGAGCCGCTGCCGCTGGCGATCGCACTGGTCGTGGCGGGCCTGCCGCTGGGCCCGTTGTTCGTGACCTGCTTCCTCTTGGTGGACCGGGACGTGCCACTGGCGGCGGCCACGCAGGCGTACGCCTGGGTGACCACGGCCGGCAACGCGTTCGGCGCGCTGGCGATGGCGCTCGCGGGGGTGCTGGTGGACCGGGTCGGCGCCGGCGCGGTCCTCATGCTCACGCCGCTCGCCGCCGCGTTGAGCGGGATCCCCGCCGCGCTGTGGACCCGCACCGGACGGGGAGCACCCCGTCAGGCCTGAGCCACCACGTGCGCCACGGCGTCGGCGACGGCGACGGGTGCCAACTCGGGGATCCAGTGACCGACGCCGGGCAGCACGTCGAGGCGGAACGGGGCGTCGACGTACCGCGGCGTCCGGTCGACTCCGGCGCGGGTGATGGCCACGTCGGCGTCGCTCCACAGCAGCGCAGTCGGGACGCGGACCGATCCGCCGCCCTCCCCGGGTCGCTGCAGAGGCAGCGCCCGGTACCACCCGAGCGCGGCGGTGAACGCCCCCGGCGTCGACAGGAAGTCGGCGTCCCGCTCGGCGCGCGCCGGATCCAGCCCGGTGTCGACGAGCATCCGGACGAGGCGCCGTCGGCCGGACGGGTGCGCCGGGTCCAGCGCGCGCTCGGCCAGCCCGGGGAGCTGGAAGGCGCCCATGTACCAGGAGTGCCAGGCCTGCGAGGACGTGAGCGCGGCGGTGACGAAGGCCCGCGGGTGCGGGATCGACACCGACACCAGGCTGCGGACGAGGTCCGGTCGGCTCTGGGCGGTCGCCCAGGCGACCGCGGCACCCCAGTCGTGGCCGACCAGGTGGACGCCCCGGTCGACGCCGCCTCCGGTGCGGCTGGCAGCGACGACTGCGGCCACGTCGTCAACGAGCTCGGCCATCCGGTAGTCGCGGCGTCGGGTGGGCCGGGCGCCGGGGGAGTACCCGCGCTGATCCGGGGCCAGGGTGCGCAGGCCGAGCCGGTGCAGCCGCGGGGCCACCTCGTCCCATGCCGCGGAGTGCTGCGGGAACCCGTGCAGCAGAACGGCGATCGGGCCGTCGAGCGGCCCTTCGTCGCGTACGTCGAGCACGAGTCCCGACCGCGCCACCCGGGAGATGCGTGCGGGATCCGCAGCGGTCACTCGTCCGCCAGCCCGCGGGCTGCCTCGGCCAGCGCCGTGTCGTCCACGCCCGCATCCCGCAGTGTCAGCAGTGCCGCGCCCAGCACGGGGGACCGCTGCACGACCGTGGGCACCGCGTGCGGCGCGAGGGTGATCAGGGTCCGGCGCACGGCCGCCATCAGCCGGGCGTCCCCGGAGGCGAGGATGCCGCCGCCGAGCACGACCGGGACGCGCCGGGTGGTCAGTCCCAGCCGGCCGAGCAGGGCGCCGGCGAGCAGGGCTACCTCGTGGCCCTGCCGCTCGACCAGGCTGCGGGCCACCCGGTCGCCGGCGGAGGCCAGGGCGAACACGTCCGGGATCCGGTCCCACCACGTCTCCACCGACAGTCGCCCGAGGTGCACGTCCACGGAGACGTCATGGACCGAGTCCCGTCCGGTCCATTCCAGCAGCGCCTGCCGCAGCGTCGTCTCCGGTCCGCGACCGTCCTCGGCCCGGGCGGCGTGCCACAGCACCGCGTCCGCCAGACCGCTCCCGCCGCCCCAGTCGCCCGACACGCGCCCCAGCGACAGCACGCGCTCGCGGGCTCCGTCCGCGCGCACCGCGGCGGCGTTGATCCCCGTACCGCAGACCACGACCGCGGCGTCGGCGGCGTCGGTCCCGGTGCGCAGCAGGGCGAACACGTCGTTGTCCACGGTCAGGCGCTCGCGGGCCCACTCGGTGCGGGCCAGGGCGGCGGTCAGGTCTGCGGTCTCCTCCTCCAGGTCGACCGCCGTGAGGTAGCAGCCCGCCACGGCCACGTCGCGGGGCGTGCGCGCGGTCGAGCCCAAGGCCCGCGACACCGTCTCGTCGAGGACCTGCACGGCCACCTCGATGCCGAGCTGGTGGTGGGAGCAGCCCGGTCCGCGGGCGCGGCCGAGCACGTAGCCGGACGGCAGGTCGAGGACGACCACGTCGGTCTTGCTCGCGCCCCCGTCGACGGCGAGGGCCACCCGGGCGGTGCTCATGCGCGGCTCCAGGGCAGGAGGTCGGCGTTGCGCGCGATCAGGTCGTCAGCGAGCCTCTCAGCCAGGTCGTACTGGCCGACCAGCGGGTGCGCCAGCAGTGCCGTGACGACGCGGTCCCGTCCGCCCCGCAGCGCCGCCTCGACCGCGAGCCCCTCGTACGCGGCCACGTGCGCGATCAGCCCCGCCAGGTCCGGCGGCAGCGGGTCGACCGGCAGCGGGTGCGCACCCGACGGGTCGACCCTGCAGGGGACCTCGACGACGGCGGCGTCCGGGAGGAACGGCAGCGTCCCGTCGTTGCGCACGTCGACGACCTGCACCTCGGGGGTGTCCCGTCCGGACCCGACCAGTCGGGTCGCGAGGTCGAGCGCGGCGTCGGAGTAGTGCGCCCCGCCGCGCTCGGCCAGCAGCGGCGGCGGGGACGAGACTGTCGGGTCGGCGTACGTCGTCAGCAGGTCCCGCTCGATCTCGCGCACGCGCTCGGCCCGGCTCGGGGCGGTGCGCTGCTCGGCGACCACCCGGTCGTGCTCGTAGAAGTAGCGCAGGTAGTACGACGGCACGCTGCCCAGCAGCGTCAGCAGGTCCGGGGGGAGCTCGACCCGGGCGGCGATCGCATCCCGGTGGTCCGCCAGCAGGCCGGGCAGCCGGTCGCTGCCGTCGACGACGACGGACCGCTCCCAGGTCAGGTGGTTGAGGCCGACGTGCCCGAGGCGGACCGCGCCGGAGTCGACGCCGAGCAGTTCGGCGAACCAGCGGCGGAAGCCGATGGCCACGTTGCACAGGCCCACGGCGCGGTGTCCGACGTCGAGCAGCGCGCGGGTGACGATGCCGACCGGGTTGGTGAAGTCCACGATCCAGGCGTCGGGGGCGCGTCGCCGCACGGTCTCGGCGACGTCGAGCACGACGGGGACCGTCCGCAGCGCCTTGGCCAGGCCGCCGGCGCCGGTCGTCTCCTGCCCCACGCACCCGCAGGCGAGCGGGAACTCCTCATCGGACACCCGGGCGTCCTGGCCCCCGACCCGCAGTTGCACGAGCACGGCCTGCGCGGAGTCGACCGCGGCGTCGAGGTCGGTGGTCGCGTGCAGGGCGACCCCGGAGTCGGCCGTGGCCAGCATCCGGCCCGCCATCCCGGCGAGGACGGCGAGGCGGTCGGCGTCGGTGTCGTGCAGGACCAGCTCGCCCACCGGGAGCGTGGCGTGGCGGCGGACCAGGCCGTCCACGAGCTCGGGCGTGTACGTCGAGCCGCCGCCGACGACACAGATCCGCATGTGGATGATTCTGGGGACAACCTGGGTGTTGTCGCAGCCGTTCTGGGGACAACATGGGGACGACGTGTGCATGACGGGACGTTGGACCCATCTTCCGGAAAATGTTCGCCGAAACCCTTGCGCGCCAACGGATCGAGCGACTAGAACTACGCCTACGCCGACGGGGTCGGCGGGCCCCCGGGCCACAGGGAGCGAGCCGGACGGCGCAAGCCGCGAGGGGAGCGACCGGGCCGGTCGGAGGCGGAGCGCCGGGCTTGCTCGTGCGAACCGCATAGGACGACGGGGACTCCGGGCCGAGAGGCGCGGAGCGTGCCGGGACCGGGAGACCGGGACCGGGGCGGAGCTCGCGGAGCCCGACGGGGAGTGTCGCGAGCGACGTCGAGACGTGCCGGTCCGCCGGTGGCGCAGTCGCCGCACGTGACGCGAGGCGGGCCCCTCGATCTCATACATCGAGGGGCCCTTCCTCGTGTCGGGGCTGTTCCTCGCGGTGCGACTCCTGGCGGTGCGACTCCTGGCGGTGCGACTCCTCGCGGTGCGGCCGTCGCTCCGGCTGGGGGCTACGCCGGGTAGCGCGCCGCGACGGCCGTGACCAGCCGGTCCCGGGCCGTGTCGGGCGGAAGATGCCCGGCTGCCACCGCCCGCTCGACCTCGGCCACCTGGTCGGCGAGCACCCGGTCGCGGAACACGCCGCGGATCCACCGGGCCAGGTCCCCGCCCTCGGCGTGGTGCCGGATCACGCTCGCCTCGCAGTCGCGCAGCACGTCGCACAGCTGGCGCATGCTCCCGGCCGTCCCGGCGGGCCGGTCCCGGCCGTCGCGGAAGTGGAAGCGCCGGTCGGTGCGGACCTGCTGGGTGGCGTACTTGTGCCGGTGCCGTACGTAGCCGCTGACCGGCTGGGGCACGGTCACGGGCACGACTCCTCCGTACTCGGGGGCTGCCGCGAGCAGCACCTGCTGCGGCGACAGCCGCGACAGCCGGCGGCCGATCTCGTCGGCGGGGGCACCGGAGACGGCGGCGGCGGCGTGGAGCGTCTCGGCGGACGCCCAGCCGGCCAGCGGCACGACCACGACGGCGTCGGTCGCGGCCAGGACCTCCGGGGCGAGGGAGCCGGGCTGCCAGGTGACCAGGCAGCAGCCGCGGTCCCCGGACAGGGCCCTGTCGGCGAGCTGCGCGCTGTGGTCGGCCAGGGACTGCGCCTCGTCCAGGAACAGCCAGTGCGGCAGCCCGGTCTCGCGTCGCGCGTCGTGGACCGCGGCGATCAGGTGCGGCAGGTAGTCGCGGGTCTCGGCCGGGCTGAGCGAGGACAGGTCGAGCACGACGCTGGAGAAGCGGTGCGCGCAGCGCTGGACGATGCGGTCCGGGGCCGGCAGCCCGTCCCGGGCGTCGACGGCGACCACGCCGCGCAGCCGGGCCAGTCCGCCGTGGTCGCCCTCCGGGTCGACGAGCAGGACCGAGTAGTGCAGCGCGGTGAGGCGCTCCGCCAGCAGACCCGCGACCGCGCTCTTGCCGGCCCCGGACTCGCCGCACACCAGCAGGTTGACCTGCGAGGACGGCAGTTCCACGGGGGTGCCGTCGGGACCGGTCCCCAGCACCAGGCGCCACCGGCCGGAGTGCACCCGTCCCGTGCCCTGCAGCAGCGGGCCGTCGAGCAGGTCCCGGACGCCGTCGCCGGCGGGGCGGTCGAGAACGACGTCCGCGTGCCGCTTGAGCGCGGGAACCGCGTTGCCGACGGCGACACCGATCTCGCAGACGTCGAGCAGCGGGTGGTCGTTCTCGGCGTCGCCGATCCCCAGCGCACTGTGGTGCGAGATGCCCAGTTCGCCGAGGGCCTCGTAGACGCCGGTGCCCTTGGTGACCCCCGCGGGGAGGACCATGAGGGCGGCGCGGTTGTAGACCAGCTGCGCGTCCAGGCCCAGGACGCGGATCTCCCGGAGCACCGCGACGGCGTGCTCGGACCAGGTGGCCAGCAGCACCCGCCCCTGCCGGAAGGGGATGCCCGCGGTGCGCAGGGCCTCGGGCAGCACCGGGTCCAGCGGGGCGGTCAGTGGGCGGTCCTCGCCGCGGTGGCGCAGGACCGCGCCGTTCTCCGCGACGATGGCGTCGACGTGCTCGTCCACATCCGGGAAGTCCTCGACCAGTTCGGACAGGATCCGCCCGGTGACCAGCAGGACCGTGACTCCCGCCGAGCGGACCTGGGCGCGCGCCGCCAAGACCTCGGGTTCGGGACGTCGGCCGTGGGTGCTCAGGGTGCCGTCGAAGTCGGTCGCGACGACCCGGATGAATCCCGCCATGCCTCCTCCGGCGTGGATCGCGTCCCCGTTGGCTGCAGGTGTGCCCTCTCGTGCCTACTGCCATGGTCGGTGACGGGTGGCTGCGGGGGGAGGGTCGGACGGCCGTCGCGGCGTGCGGTCGGGAGGCGTAGCGTCGACGGACGTGACCGACCAGCCCGAGTCCGGGCAGACCCCGCAGCCGAATGCCCCTCAGCCGCCGCGGCCGGGCGCGCTGCAGGCCCGGCTGTTCCGGGCCCCCGTGAAGCTCTACCAGGCGCACCTCGGCTTCGTACTCGGCGGTCGGTTCCTGATGATCACCCATGTGGGGCGGAAGTCCGGCCTCACCCGGCGCACCGTGGTCGAGGTGGCCCGGCACGACCCCGACGTGCCCGAGTGGTACGTGGTGTCCGGGTTCGGTCCGCGGTCGGACTGGTTCCGCAACCTGCAGGCCAACCCGGCCCTGCGCATCGATGTCGGCACCCACCACTTCGTGCCCGAGCAGCGGTTCCTCGGCGTGGCCCAGACGGAGGAGCTGCTCCGCGACTACCAGCGCCGGCACCCGCGCGCGGCCAAGGAGCTCGGGAAGCGGC
This window encodes:
- a CDS encoding HAD hydrolase family protein; translated protein: MAGFIRVVATDFDGTLSTHGRRPEPEVLAARAQVRSAGVTVLLVTGRILSELVEDFPDVDEHVDAIVAENGAVLRHRGEDRPLTAPLDPVLPEALRTAGIPFRQGRVLLATWSEHAVAVLREIRVLGLDAQLVYNRAALMVLPAGVTKGTGVYEALGELGISHHSALGIGDAENDHPLLDVCEIGVAVGNAVPALKRHADVVLDRPAGDGVRDLLDGPLLQGTGRVHSGRWRLVLGTGPDGTPVELPSSQVNLLVCGESGAGKSAVAGLLAERLTALHYSVLLVDPEGDHGGLARLRGVVAVDARDGLPAPDRIVQRCAHRFSSVVLDLSSLSPAETRDYLPHLIAAVHDARRETGLPHWLFLDEAQSLADHSAQLADRALSGDRGCCLVTWQPGSLAPEVLAATDAVVVVPLAGWASAETLHAAAAVSGAPADEIGRRLSRLSPQQVLLAAAPEYGGVVPVTVPQPVSGYVRHRHKYATQQVRTDRRFHFRDGRDRPAGTAGSMRQLCDVLRDCEASVIRHHAEGGDLARWIRGVFRDRVLADQVAEVERAVAAGHLPPDTARDRLVTAVAARYPA
- a CDS encoding 6-phospho-beta-glucosidase, producing MRICVVGGGSTYTPELVDGLVRRHATLPVGELVLHDTDADRLAVLAGMAGRMLATADSGVALHATTDLDAAVDSAQAVLVQLRVGGQDARVSDEEFPLACGCVGQETTGAGGLAKALRTVPVVLDVAETVRRRAPDAWIVDFTNPVGIVTRALLDVGHRAVGLCNVAIGFRRWFAELLGVDSGAVRLGHVGLNHLTWERSVVVDGSDRLPGLLADHRDAIAARVELPPDLLTLLGSVPSYYLRYFYEHDRVVAEQRTAPSRAERVREIERDLLTTYADPTVSSPPPLLAERGGAHYSDAALDLATRLVGSGRDTPEVQVVDVRNDGTLPFLPDAAVVEVPCRVDPSGAHPLPVDPLPPDLAGLIAHVAAYEGLAVEAALRGGRDRVVTALLAHPLVGQYDLAERLADDLIARNADLLPWSRA
- a CDS encoding BadF/BadG/BcrA/BcrD ATPase family protein, coding for MSTARVALAVDGGASKTDVVVLDLPSGYVLGRARGPGCSHHQLGIEVAVQVLDETVSRALGSTARTPRDVAVAGCYLTAVDLEEETADLTAALARTEWARERLTVDNDVFALLRTGTDAADAAVVVCGTGINAAAVRADGARERVLSLGRVSGDWGGGSGLADAVLWHAARAEDGRGPETTLRQALLEWTGRDSVHDVSVDVHLGRLSVETWWDRIPDVFALASAGDRVARSLVERQGHEVALLAGALLGRLGLTTRRVPVVLGGGILASGDARLMAAVRRTLITLAPHAVPTVVQRSPVLGAALLTLRDAGVDDTALAEAARGLADE
- a CDS encoding nitroreductase family deazaflavin-dependent oxidoreductase, which translates into the protein MTDQPESGQTPQPNAPQPPRPGALQARLFRAPVKLYQAHLGFVLGGRFLMITHVGRKSGLTRRTVVEVARHDPDVPEWYVVSGFGPRSDWFRNLQANPALRIDVGTHHFVPEQRFLGVAQTEELLRDYQRRHPRAAKELGKRLLGADFDASPESLHSLAERMPAVAFRPAPDAVSDEE